Proteins from a genomic interval of Clostridia bacterium:
- a CDS encoding YabP/YqfC family sporulation protein, whose amino-acid sequence IMQYRYTVFAGRAVYVAGHKGIKFFSSQSLELKIGKELLVVTGENLVIKHLSNDDLIITGDITSVSVNK is encoded by the coding sequence TTATTATGCAGTATCGATATACTGTTTTTGCTGGTCGTGCTGTTTATGTGGCAGGACATAAGGGAATAAAGTTTTTTAGTTCTCAAAGCCTTGAATTGAAGATAGGTAAAGAGTTGCTTGTCGTTACAGGAGAAAATTTGGTAATAAAACACCTAAGCAATGATGATTTGATTATAACAGGCGATATTACTTCAGTCAGCGTAAACAAGTAA